GTTTTTATCAAAATCCGACTCGTGGACGATCTGTGCTATTCCGGCAAGCGCCCTCAAGTGAAAATTCCTCTCGTCCCGCGTACCTGTAAGGACGAATATCGAATGAATGTCTGTCGCCGACGGTGAAAACTCCACTCCGCCCCTGCACCTTGCCAGGAGTATTTCGAACTTGCTCTCTCCCGGGATGATGATGTGCGGAATAGCCAGATTCGACGTCAACACAGTGCTGCTCTCCTTTTCCCGCTCGTGCATCAGGCGAACGAATATCTCCCTGTCTATCCCTATTCTGCCTGCCATTTCATCCGCGACCATACCGAAAAAAGTACTGGCATCGATGTGATCCTCTATATCGAGAACAACCGCCCTCTCTATGACATGGTCGAGACGGTCCTTTACGATATCGTCTCTCTCCCTGATGATCTCCTTTAACTCCGTCTCCAGAGTCCTGCTACTCAGCTCAAGAGGAGTGATCCTCTCGATAAGATGAAGCAGGGCAAACTCCCTGCCCGCCCTGATCCTGCCGTAGAACCAGTAGACGAACAGCCCGACGACCACGATCGCCAGACCGGAAACAAGAGCCGGCATTCCCATCCCGACGAGCATGACGCTGAACCCGATTATTCCGGCGATCTGTATCCATGGGTAGAGAGGGGACTTGAATACGGGCTTATAGTTCTGAAGCCTGCTCTCACGCAGGATTATCAGGGAGAGGCAGGACATCAGGTATGTCAGTATCAGAACGGCAGAAGCGGCCTTTACGAAGACCTCCAGTTTGAGGAATATGAAAAAGACCATCATTACTACCGTTATTCCAATCGAGACATACGGAGTCCGGAATCTCTTTCCCAACGCCGAGATCTTCACGGGCAGAAGACCGTCACGGCTCAGAGCCATAGGATATCTCGAAGCGGCCATTATCCCGGCATTGGCGGTCGATATGAAAGCCAGAATAGCAGCCCCACCCAGAATCATCCTTCCAGGAGTACCCATGAACGCAAACGCCCCGTCACTGATCGGTGTGAGAGAAGTCGACAGGGCCCCAGCGTCAAGGACTCCCGTCGTTACGAGGACAACGAGAAAATACAGGGCTGTGACAGTGACCAGGGAGAGGATCATTCCCAGCGGGATCACTCTGCCGGGATCCTTGACTTCCTCGGCCATACTCGCCACCTTCAGCAGGCCTCCGAACGATACGAAGATAAAACCAGCCGTCGAGACAGTCGCTCCCCATCCATTCGGAGTAAAAGGTTCGAGACGTG
The DNA window shown above is from Candidatus Latescibacterota bacterium and carries:
- a CDS encoding amino acid permease translates to MRLKRELGLLDVYCLASGAMISSGLFILPGLAFARTGPSVMISYLLAGLIAIAGVFSQSEIVSAMPKAGGTYFYVKRALGPAVGTVEGLLTWFSLSLKSVFALIGMAAFMSIFVDIDARLTALALCGVFTAINLIGTKEASRIQRVLVFFLISALLYYVVRGASSISVTRLEPFTPNGWGATVSTAGFIFVSFGGLLKVASMAEEVKDPGRVIPLGMILSLVTVTALYFLVVLVTTGVLDAGALSTSLTPISDGAFAFMGTPGRMILGGAAILAFISTANAGIMAASRYPMALSRDGLLPVKISALGKRFRTPYVSIGITVVMMVFFIFLKLEVFVKAASAVLILTYLMSCLSLIILRESRLQNYKPVFKSPLYPWIQIAGIIGFSVMLVGMGMPALVSGLAIVVVGLFVYWFYGRIRAGREFALLHLIERITPLELSSRTLETELKEIIRERDDIVKDRLDHVIERAVVLDIEDHIDASTFFGMVADEMAGRIGIDREIFVRLMHEREKESSTVLTSNLAIPHIIIPGESKFEILLARCRGGVEFSPSATDIHSIFVLTGTRDERNFHLRALAGIAQIVHESDFDKNWMRAKSIEDLRDIVLLGERKRT